The proteins below come from a single Dehalococcoidales bacterium genomic window:
- a CDS encoding N-acetyltransferase family protein, with translation MVTIRTANLADLKAITEIYNEAVLNTDASFDIKPKTVTEQEAWFAHHGTRRPVLVAELDGGVVGWASLSEWSHHNAYADTVEVSLYVKLMFWRRGIGGKLLEEILLAGEKVGLHTVIARITAGNSVSIHLHESAGFEHIGVMREVGRKFGRLLDVHMMQKIYPSPQSPVK, from the coding sequence ATGGTTACCATCAGAACGGCAAATTTAGCTGACCTCAAAGCCATCACCGAAATCTATAATGAAGCGGTGCTGAACACGGACGCCTCGTTCGATATCAAGCCAAAGACCGTCACCGAACAGGAAGCCTGGTTCGCTCATCACGGCACCAGAAGACCGGTGCTGGTTGCCGAGCTGGACGGCGGCGTTGTCGGCTGGGCGTCTCTCAGCGAGTGGTCACACCACAACGCTTACGCCGATACCGTGGAGGTTTCTCTTTATGTAAAACTGATGTTCTGGAGGAGAGGTATCGGCGGGAAGCTCCTGGAAGAGATTCTTCTCGCAGGTGAGAAGGTGGGACTGCACACAGTCATTGCCCGCATCACCGCCGGCAACAGCGTCAGCATCCACCTCCACGAGAGCGCCGGTTTCGAGCACATCGGTGTGATGAGGGAGGTCGGCAGGAAGTTTGGCCGACTTCTTGACGTGCATATGATGCAGAAAATATACCCCTCACCTCAAAGCCCGGTGAAGTAA